A region from the Streptosporangium sp. NBC_01756 genome encodes:
- a CDS encoding Zn-ribbon domain-containing OB-fold protein: MTLEARHVLEFPGGYTRTTGPVIGRFLTELRDGRVVGVRTAAGRTLVPPLEYDPDTGDAVTGDFVEVGPAGTVESWAWVHTPRKGHPLDRPFAWALIRLDGADTSLVHAVDAGDVRAMRPGLRVRPRWRAERTGHITDIESFVPEVTKIVSPVRVEYVVTPGLALTRFLAGIAEGVFVGCRCGSCHQVYVPYRLSCPECGVAVTEEVELPDTGTITTFAINNLPDPRAPEVPFVSAYILLDGSDIPMIALVGGVPAHEVRQGMRVRAVWIPGEEWTPSMDNIRWFAPTGEPDVEL; the protein is encoded by the coding sequence ATGACGCTGGAAGCGCGGCACGTGCTGGAGTTCCCCGGCGGCTACACCCGCACGACCGGCCCGGTGATCGGGCGGTTCCTCACCGAACTGCGGGACGGGCGTGTCGTCGGGGTCCGTACGGCGGCGGGCCGGACGCTGGTTCCCCCGCTGGAGTACGACCCCGACACCGGTGACGCCGTCACCGGGGACTTCGTCGAGGTCGGCCCGGCGGGGACGGTCGAGAGCTGGGCGTGGGTGCACACCCCGCGAAAGGGCCACCCGCTGGACCGGCCGTTCGCCTGGGCCCTGATCCGGCTGGACGGAGCGGACACCTCGCTCGTGCACGCGGTGGACGCCGGCGACGTCAGGGCCATGCGACCCGGCCTGCGTGTCCGCCCCCGCTGGCGGGCCGAGCGCACCGGGCACATCACCGACATCGAGAGCTTCGTCCCCGAGGTCACGAAGATCGTGTCCCCGGTCCGCGTCGAGTACGTCGTCACACCCGGCCTCGCGCTCACCCGGTTCCTGGCGGGCATCGCGGAGGGTGTCTTCGTCGGCTGCCGGTGCGGCTCCTGCCACCAGGTCTACGTGCCCTACCGGCTCTCCTGCCCCGAGTGCGGCGTCGCGGTCACCGAGGAGGTCGAACTGCCGGACACCGGCACGATCACCACCTTCGCGATCAACAACCTGCCCGATCCGCGCGCCCCCGAGGTGCCGTTCGTGTCGGCCTACATCCTGCTCGACGGCTCCGACATCCCGATGATCGCCCTGGTCGGCGGGGTCCCGGCCCACGAGGTACGGCAGGGCATGCGGGTGCGGGCCGTGTGGATCCCCGGGGAGGAGTGGACGCCGTCCATGGACAACATCAGATGGTTCGCCCCCACCGGCGAACCGGACGTGGAGCTGTAG
- a CDS encoding thiolase domain-containing protein, whose amino-acid sequence MREVAVVAFAQTRHSATDEGQSDSELVMPPLEEVREQTGLRTFGFTCSGSCDYLAGTPFSFVSALDALGAWPPISESHVEMDAAWALYEAWVRLQHGDVDSALVYGFGKSSPGDLREIMTLQLDPYYLAPLGLDQVSAAALQASAAGAGRAELDEIVRRSRAAGRVNPYALDLPDPDGEAFEVEPLRPYDIAPITDGAAAVVLAAGDLARELCEHPAWITGIAHRIEPHYPGMRDLARSASAAEAARAAGVDKGHVDVAELHAQFSHEEVILRRALALPETTAVNPSGGPLAANPVMATGLIRIGEAARRILDGTASRTVGHASSGPCLQHNLVTVMEA is encoded by the coding sequence ATGCGTGAGGTAGCGGTCGTCGCGTTCGCCCAGACGCGGCACAGCGCGACCGACGAGGGACAGAGTGACTCCGAGCTGGTCATGCCCCCGCTGGAGGAGGTCAGGGAGCAGACGGGCCTGCGGACGTTCGGCTTCACCTGCTCGGGGTCGTGCGACTACCTGGCGGGCACGCCGTTCTCCTTCGTCTCCGCGCTCGACGCGCTCGGCGCCTGGCCGCCGATCTCCGAGAGCCACGTGGAGATGGACGCCGCGTGGGCGCTGTACGAGGCCTGGGTCAGGCTCCAGCACGGCGACGTCGACTCGGCGCTGGTCTACGGCTTCGGCAAGTCCTCCCCGGGGGACCTGCGGGAGATCATGACACTCCAGCTCGACCCCTACTACCTGGCCCCGCTCGGCCTCGACCAGGTCTCCGCCGCCGCGCTCCAGGCCTCGGCCGCCGGAGCCGGCCGGGCCGAACTGGACGAGATCGTACGGCGGAGCCGCGCCGCCGGGCGGGTCAACCCCTACGCCCTCGATCTGCCCGACCCCGACGGGGAGGCCTTCGAGGTCGAGCCGCTGCGGCCGTACGACATCGCCCCGATCACCGACGGCGCCGCCGCGGTGGTGCTGGCCGCCGGAGACCTCGCCAGGGAGCTGTGCGAGCACCCGGCCTGGATAACGGGCATCGCCCACCGCATAGAACCTCATTACCCGGGCATGAGAGACCTTGCCCGGTCGGCCTCCGCAGCCGAAGCCGCACGAGCGGCGGGGGTCGACAAGGGTCATGTCGACGTGGCCGAGCTGCACGCCCAGTTCAGCCACGAGGAGGTCATCCTCCGCCGGGCGCTCGCACTCCCCGAGACCACCGCCGTCAATCCGAGCGGCGGCCCGCTGGCGGCGAACCCGGTCATGGCCACCGGCCTCATCAGGATCGGTGAGGCCGCCCGGCGCATCCTGGACGGCACGGCGAGCCGTACCGTCGGGCACGCCTCCAGCGGCCCCTGCCTGCAGCACAACCTCGTCACCGTGATGGAGGCCTGA
- a CDS encoding acyl-CoA synthetase, translated as MGTLGFWRLAQADPDWIAAVDPDGTEHRAGDLLARANRLVHGLRELGLKPGDGLCGLVPNGSDGLVLYLAALQAGWYYTPINWHLTGPEIGYIVADSEARAFFVDERHAQEGLRGATESGIAPDRVFAFGQVEGVRPVSELTAGRPATAPADRTAGTAMHYTSGTTGKPKGVRRPLSGLDPDDGAELMTVLLSLFGMTTGKENVHLVTSPNYHTAVTQFGGTALHMGHTLVYMDRWDAEETLRLCERYRVTNSHMVPTHFKRLLALPDEVKGRYDLSSLRWMIHAAAPCPVPVKWAMFEWWGDCIYEYYAATEGGGTIATPEGWKKHPGTVGTAWPISELLIVDENLQPVPTGTPGTIYMKMMGVRFEYKGDRAKTEAGRLQDHFTVGDIGYLDEDGFLFLCDRKADMIISGGTNIYPAEIENELMVHPKIADVAVFGIPDEEWGEQIKAVVEPATGVAPSPELAAELIESLKGRLSKMKWPRSVDFIEEMPREPNGKLLKRKLRDPYWEGRDRAI; from the coding sequence ATGGGCACGCTCGGCTTCTGGAGACTCGCGCAGGCGGATCCGGACTGGATCGCCGCGGTGGATCCGGACGGCACCGAACACCGCGCCGGTGACCTGCTCGCCCGTGCCAACCGCCTCGTGCACGGCCTGCGGGAGCTGGGGCTCAAGCCCGGCGACGGCCTCTGCGGCCTGGTGCCGAACGGTTCCGACGGACTGGTGCTCTATCTGGCCGCGCTTCAGGCCGGGTGGTACTACACGCCCATCAACTGGCACCTCACCGGCCCGGAGATCGGCTACATCGTCGCCGACAGCGAGGCCCGGGCCTTCTTCGTCGACGAGCGCCACGCGCAGGAGGGCCTGCGCGGTGCCACGGAGTCGGGCATCGCTCCCGACCGGGTCTTCGCGTTCGGACAGGTGGAAGGGGTCCGCCCGGTCTCCGAGCTGACCGCGGGGCGGCCCGCGACCGCGCCTGCGGACCGTACGGCCGGCACCGCCATGCACTACACCTCCGGCACCACCGGCAAGCCCAAGGGCGTGCGCCGTCCGCTCAGCGGCCTGGACCCGGACGACGGGGCCGAGCTGATGACGGTCCTGCTCAGCCTCTTCGGCATGACCACGGGCAAGGAGAACGTCCACCTGGTCACCTCGCCGAACTACCACACCGCGGTCACCCAGTTCGGCGGCACGGCCCTGCACATGGGCCACACCCTCGTCTACATGGACAGGTGGGACGCCGAGGAGACGCTCCGACTCTGCGAGAGATACCGGGTCACCAACTCGCACATGGTCCCCACCCACTTCAAGCGGCTGCTCGCGCTCCCCGACGAGGTGAAAGGCAGATACGACCTGTCCTCGCTCCGGTGGATGATCCACGCCGCCGCGCCCTGCCCGGTCCCGGTCAAGTGGGCGATGTTCGAGTGGTGGGGCGACTGCATCTACGAGTACTACGCCGCGACCGAGGGCGGCGGCACCATCGCCACCCCCGAGGGCTGGAAGAAGCACCCCGGCACCGTCGGCACCGCCTGGCCGATCAGTGAGCTGCTCATCGTGGACGAGAACCTCCAGCCGGTCCCGACCGGCACGCCGGGCACGATCTACATGAAGATGATGGGCGTCCGCTTCGAGTACAAGGGCGACCGGGCCAAGACGGAGGCGGGCCGTCTGCAGGACCACTTCACCGTCGGCGACATCGGCTACCTCGACGAGGACGGCTTCCTGTTCCTCTGCGACCGCAAGGCCGACATGATCATCTCGGGCGGGACCAACATCTACCCGGCCGAGATCGAGAACGAGCTGATGGTCCACCCGAAGATCGCCGATGTGGCGGTGTTCGGCATCCCCGACGAGGAGTGGGGCGAGCAGATCAAGGCGGTGGTCGAGCCCGCTACTGGTGTCGCCCCCTCGCCCGAGCTCGCCGCGGAGCTCATCGAATCGCTCAAGGGCCGCCTGTCGAAGATGAAGTGGCCCAGGTCCGTCGACTTCATCGAGGAGATGCCGCGCGAGCCCAACGGCAAGCTCCTCAAACGCAAGCTGCGCGACCCGTACTGGGAGGGACGAGACCGTGCGATCTGA
- a CDS encoding thiolase domain-containing protein, with protein MGNPCAVIGIGQTHYTTRRRDVSIAGLVREAALRALQDADLTWKDIDAVVIGKAPDLFEGVMMPEAYLADALGAAGKPMMRVHTAGSVGGSTALVGASLIQGGVHDRVLVVAFEKQSESNATWALSTHLPFSASLVVGAGGYFAPHIREYLRRSGAPAHIGHLVAVKDRRNALKNPYAHLRIPGIDQKMVESTPMLWEPIRYLDTCPSSDGACAMVLSAGDKVTGSTPAWVLGTAMRSEPIFRAGRDTVNPQGGKDCAADVYRQAGITDPRREIDVAEVYVPFSWYEPMWLENLGFAAEGEGWKLTESGATALDGDIPWNASGGVLSSNPIGASGLIRFAEAALQVRGMAGEHQVDGARRALGHAYGGGAQFFAMWMVGSDRP; from the coding sequence ATGGGTAACCCGTGTGCGGTCATCGGGATCGGCCAGACGCACTACACCACCCGGCGGCGGGACGTCTCCATCGCCGGGCTGGTCCGCGAGGCGGCGCTGCGGGCGCTCCAGGACGCGGACCTGACCTGGAAGGACATCGACGCCGTCGTCATCGGCAAGGCACCCGACCTGTTCGAGGGCGTGATGATGCCGGAGGCCTATCTGGCGGACGCGCTCGGTGCCGCGGGCAAGCCGATGATGCGCGTGCACACCGCCGGCTCGGTCGGCGGGTCGACCGCGCTGGTCGGCGCCTCACTGATCCAGGGGGGCGTGCACGACCGGGTGCTGGTGGTCGCCTTCGAGAAGCAGTCGGAGTCCAACGCGACCTGGGCCCTGTCCACGCACCTGCCGTTCAGCGCCTCGCTGGTGGTCGGCGCGGGCGGCTACTTCGCCCCGCACATCCGCGAGTACCTGCGCCGCTCCGGAGCTCCCGCGCACATCGGACACCTGGTGGCGGTCAAGGACCGGCGCAACGCCCTGAAGAACCCCTACGCCCACCTCCGGATCCCCGGGATCGACCAGAAGATGGTCGAGTCGACCCCGATGCTCTGGGAGCCCATCCGCTACCTCGACACCTGCCCCTCCTCGGACGGCGCGTGCGCGATGGTGCTGTCCGCCGGCGACAAGGTCACCGGCAGCACTCCCGCCTGGGTGCTGGGTACGGCGATGCGCTCTGAGCCGATCTTCCGGGCCGGGCGGGACACCGTGAACCCGCAGGGCGGCAAGGACTGCGCGGCCGACGTCTACCGGCAGGCCGGGATCACCGATCCGCGCCGGGAGATCGACGTGGCGGAGGTGTACGTGCCCTTCTCCTGGTATGAGCCGATGTGGCTGGAGAACCTGGGGTTCGCCGCCGAGGGGGAGGGGTGGAAGCTCACCGAGTCCGGGGCCACCGCCCTGGACGGCGACATCCCGTGGAACGCCTCGGGCGGGGTGCTGTCGAGCAACCCGATCGGTGCGTCCGGACTGATCCGGTTCGCCGAGGCGGCGCTCCAGGTCAGGGGAATGGCGGGGGAGCACCAGGTCGACGGCGCCCGGCGGGCCCTGGGGCACGCGTACGGCGGGGGCGCCCAGTTCTTCGCGATGTGGATGGTCGGCAGCGACAGACCCTGA